AAACAGCCATCGCTCATGCAAAAAGACTTTGATGGCAAATATTACCATGTTCCCCCTTCTCTGGAATAGCACAGCCGCACCCTAATTGTGTTAACAGACCTGAACAGTTGGGTAAACCAGGACCATTCACTCACACAGGTGGTTGGCATCCTCATTCCTGTGGTATTGTGCAACTGAACAAGTCGGGACAGACATCTCTGTAGCAACTTTGCTCATATCCTCTCTTTTGTTGAACTTCTTGCATTCCAAATACCACACAAAAACCACACACTCAGAGCAAGATGGAGAGTCTCGCAGCCAGTGAAGAACAATATTGTTACCATGcctattaaaaaaacatctatgCAGATATTCCATCTGTTGCTACTCATTAGAATTGGATGGATCCAgctaaaagattaaaaaatgatcactgttcatcagtaataatgaaagcatactgaatgaaaacataTCCCACACAAAGTAACACAAGCATCGGGTCTGAATGTTTTATTACCATAATCAAAGAAAAGAGAGTGTACAATATACATAAGCCCAAGAAATAAGCTAATGGAGAATCAATGAGCTGGCTGTCAGATATTGATATCTTTCAGCAGACACAAAATACAGATGACAGCAAAATCagtcttcctctcctctggaTGTTTTTCTAAATGACAACATGCAACAGTAGTCAAATTAAATGGAGTTTATTTACTCTGCAGGGTACAAAAGCAACATAAAAGGAGTAGACTCTTTTACACTAACGACCCATTTTATCGTAGAGCTCCACTTTAACAATGGCTTTGCCAATAGTAGACATTGTGGCCTTCAAATCAACATATGTGGCTCTGTATTCCAGCCCACTACCGTTTGTGTCAGAACGGGTAAAGCCACTGAGGTCTTTCCCATCATACATCTGGTCGTACAGATTTTTGTCACAAGCACGGGACTGCTCAACCATGCCTACGGCCAGCCGGTTATTGTACAGGTTATGGTCAAAGGGCACAGAGAACATGATGGCCATGCGCTCGGAGCAAACCCGGCTCTGCATATGGAACAGGTCGTAGGTCAGCAAACCGACAGCGCCCGTGGCAGTGTTGTCATCCTTGGTGAAGGAGCACACTTCGGTCATGTTGGGACGAACTGTAGGCTGGGGTGGGTGGTGACTGAAGCCACTTGACATGTAGACCCTATACAGAAGAGCAAGAGACAAATCCTTACTATCACTGATAACTTTCAGTTTGATTTCCTTCAGACACCAgtgttttgttgaaaaaaaaaacagagttttGTAAGTTTTGTGGAGATTGTAGGTGTACTTTTAGGGTGTTGGGCTTTCCAGTTGTGAAACACCTTATGCTGATGGATGAAATGTGACTGTGCAAGTACTGCTGTGGACTTCTAAGCAACAGTGAGTGTACCTGCTTGAGATGTGCAATGAGGCGGTGTGTGTCACTACATGATGGATAGGTGGATGTTCTCAGCAAAGTGATGTCACACATGAAAACCACCCATCCAAGATATGGTCTGTCCTGCCACAGTTAGATAAATGTAGAAGCATGACACAAATGCCAATAGACGCAtcgtttttatttgttttattgttttgttttaattcaggtaataaagcaaataatttctataggggagaacggggtaacatgagccactttttacatttgatgattttactgcaaaatgaaagtgtatttgtttcaaataatagttactatatatacctcaggttgttgtgtactcATGgaaattattatggttttagaacaatgagccatcaaaaaaagttgTCCTATGTCCTATGGCACAACttaccccaaggtaggggtaaaatgagcatgggaaTGGGGTAAATTGAGCCCTCTATGGGTAAATAGTgttaccattaaatactgatataaaaattacacaaaatcaaacaaatttgagataattttgaactttattgaTGTCATCAAtttgaaaaaggcaaaaacagacaggtgacaaatcaaaggaaaacctggtacaggtctgaatgctggacccctacagtgaagggatctgggggctctgttatgctgtggggggcattttgctggcatggtttgggtccacttgtccccttagagggaagggtcactgctaatcaatacaaagtagttgtgagtgatcagctttatcctgtgatgaaacatttctatcctgatgggagtggtttCTTCCAGGAAATttaagatgaattcacagagagcaagttgtctttcagagttttattgcaatatCCAGAATACATATTTGCAAGTCCAGATCTCCCAGTTTGCTAGGCTGAAGAGATATTGAATGAAGTTCAGTGTCGGTACTTGCATATACAGCCAAATGCATCACAATCATCCCATATTCATCAccctaacagttatttttaattacttCACTGTATCTCTTGGGAGTTTCCTTCAGTCTCTGCTGAGAAGTAAGAGTTGAAGGCCAAATCTGTATCTGCCTTTCCTCCCTGGACATTCCCTCTAAAGTTACAGTTACCGAGTCCCACACCTCACCTTTGATAGTACCTGTTAGGAACATTTTCATACAGGAAGCAGAGATCATAAAGTCTTACAATGAGCTTTTGACTATAAGGCAGTGTAACATAATCTTAAGACAATAACATAAGTGTATATGTTTCCATTTCAATGACAATGCCCTCATTCAaaggacacgaggggtcactgaatggtttgatgagtatgaaaatgatgtgaatcatatgctatggcctttacactcaccagatctcaacctatttgaacacctatgggagattttgagTTGACGTGTTGGACAGCGCTctctaccaccatcatcaaaacaccaaatgagggaatatctttttgaagaatgatgttcatccctccagtagagttcagagacttgtagaatcaatgccaaggagcactgaagctgttctggtggcccaacaccttactaagacactttatgttggcttttcctttaatttgtcacccgtctgtatgtacagcatgttcgtgtggcttaaacttaacataaGTCAACAATtagttatttattcatcaacattgtagcACTTGTAACAGGGATCAAACATGAACTGTGTCTCTAGTTTCTAggatatcagaaaataattttggggggtaaattgagccgttgactcaacttgccccaacatcactggcacgttttaccccacaacctccattttgacaaaactgtggTTCAGGTCCACAGTTATGCTAAGTTTAttaccttgttttgtagcttagACTGACTTAACTGACTAAACAcgtaataatgtccaaaacttatcttttttaattaagatacaagactgatacaagactttagtaacatgatgaattcatttggcatgacaaaaatctttttttctttgctctgttttgctgaccactctctccatgtgcttgagtccaagatggattgagtaactattctttcttaatttgtgatcacatactttttcttatggttacctagataaagggggtggctctatttaccccgttctcccctataTGAAATAGATGGCATACTTTCATTTCACTTGCAATATCATTGAGCTTTACTTCTAATTAAGTACAGCATAACCACATAGAATTAACAAAGACAAATCTGTGCCTTTTCTATGACTaccagagagacaaaaaaagttGCGAATACTTCATTTTTCTGAAGGGAGCCCATGCTAATAGTATCAAGATGTTTATTTGAAGCTGTAATCAGTCAGTGGACTCTCAAAGCACTTCAAAGAAATGTATTCAgccttttgaaaataaatgccTGTCATTAGAACCAGTCGAAGTTTAGTATATATTCAGGCCATGACACTCTGCAGCAACTCATCTGTAAGTGCAGAAAACAATTGCTGGTGCAGGAATGATAGATTTGCCAACCTGCACTGACCTCTAATTTAGAGATGCATTTTAcccaaaagacagaaagaaaattaaaatctaGTTTTTCATTAACTGCAAATGTGAGGAGACCTAATTACAGGTGCTTTAGGGAGTACAGGTTAAACAGTATGGCCAGTATAGTAAATTACTTTATTGTATTATCTTATGAAGTTGCTACACTTTTAATCACATTATCTCTGCAAATACTGCATGATGTCATTCATCaagttgtatttttatacattaatCATTCTTGTGTCTTTAATCAAACCAGTCAggtttgattttaaatattatgtTGTGTATTATGTACTTTTGTAACATGTATTAAATTGGTAAATACATCGACTTACTTGGGGTTGATGAGGCAGTAGTTGCTGCTCACATTGGTTATTTCTATGGTGCAGTTTCTGTTGGTGGTGAGAGTGGCTGACACGGCTTCTGCTGTTTCTGGCATCTTGGCTGCAAGAAGATCAGGACTGAAAGCTTAAAACAGTATATCAAGATATATATCAAAGTTAAGTTATCTTCCTTTGAGTAAGTTATATTCACCTTTTTGGAGTTAAATGCTGGAGTTGAGCTAGTCAGCAGCGTCAAGTTCTTCTTTCTCAGATCCTGCAGAGAGGTGGAGACTGTCACCTACAAAGGGCTTGTTCCAACACAAGCACAGGCGTGTCCACTGTGAAATGAACATACACCATCTTGAATGGAAAATCCTATCTCAAAAAGAAGCACTTCAGCCACTTGCAGTAACGTCCTATGATCACAGTATATAGCAAAAATGAGGTGATTCATTTAggtaatatatataatacaaaCAGTAGAATATGATAAGACAACATCTGTCAAAACTGTCAGCACATTTCAGCCTGTTGCATATTTGCCCTCACGTCATATGTGGGCGGTATTGATTCCAACTTGGTATCCGTTATTGTGAGTTCAAGAAAATTATTCTATCTCACTAAACTTTATGCCGTACATTATTGCAAAATCTTATTAGATTATCTAATCTATAGTTTAAACcttatttcatttattgttcTTCAACTATTCAATTAGCtattatattaaatttaattgatttaatttcaCCGTTTTTCAATGAAC
The genomic region above belongs to Thunnus albacares chromosome 17, fThuAlb1.1, whole genome shotgun sequence and contains:
- the LOC122967349 gene encoding bryoporin-like; the protein is MPETAEAVSATLTTNRNCTIEITNVSSNYCLINPKVYMSSGFSHHPPQPTVRPNMTEVCSFTKDDNTATGAVGLLTYDLFHMQSRVCSERMAIMFSVPFDHNLYNNRLAVGMVEQSRACDKNLYDQMYDGKDLSGFTRSDTNGSGLEYRATYVDLKATMSTIGKAIVKVELYDKMGR